Proteins from a single region of Macaca thibetana thibetana isolate TM-01 chromosome 4, ASM2454274v1, whole genome shotgun sequence:
- the LSM2 gene encoding U6 snRNA-associated Sm-like protein LSm2, producing the protein SALDSICGTLHSVDQYLNIKLTDISVTDPEKYPHMLSVKNCFIRGSVVRYVQLPADEVDTQLLQDAARKEALQQKQ; encoded by the exons tctgccctTGACAGCATCTGTGGAACCCTCCATTCTGTGGATCAG TATCTCAACATCAAACTAACTGACATCAGTGTCACAGACCCTGAGAAATATCCTCACATG TTATCAGTGAAGAACTGCTTCATTCGGGGCTCAGTGGTCCGATATGTGCAGCTGCCAGCAGACGAGGTCGACACACAGTTGCTGCAGGATGCGGCAAGGAAGGAAGCCCTGCAGCAGAAACAGTGa